One Aegilops tauschii subsp. strangulata cultivar AL8/78 chromosome 7, Aet v6.0, whole genome shotgun sequence genomic window carries:
- the LOC141027470 gene encoding uncharacterized protein: MARGDHQDDDDDFMELPPQNRATGRTNDGDEKKKCQRNRASQERLTILNEGFTDEQKGAAGEMGMHALMNVRCTNLVNPVCDWLGEIYEPASREFVILGRGRLSLDEESVFCTLGLPRGEIKVPSEVNYKIEEALFARLFPGMASMPNTTLLATSLEGMKTHGEVFKMKLLMYLISAVFAPTTSLRPSNKCFPILAKLKDVKNMNWCKFITDFLHDAFSNKMYQKGCRLHLMLMYVDRLDLSTVDFTKIGGPLPPYKFAVSAWTYDVVKAVIAADRISDTKYGKLQVMAKHAIDYSVFGGPQNFGKWMDVHSAPSCPAETALNGSDSDAVARQFTSFVGERTHRPTGCRGRYDYNNTLELPDTQDELDGDGFGGVDAGLDKDGDDDMENVPHETDDDEHDEVHVGGKNDKAAPKVPPPEGGIDQTVARDTGVLLSKRGRAQDDAGQGSAGKRCRIDPVAARRSEATAGGRSVKQKQAPTPTHVSARLDKGAPTAGATTSTRSSHRTSTSNTGDPVVLEDLRKTIMRVKKITTRSTKRTTKDPLERIHSKLSTSGNSYIHEPPVDKTAAAPSTVPTSSNASGRPSSPVVDVQTTTTGIRTPGSDESVSARTAEIFPTLVAMRDAVVTHATDQQVLKWTLPRST, from the exons ATGGCTCGTGGTGACCAtcaagatgatgatgatgacttcATGGAGTTACCGCCACAGAATCGTGCGACCGGTCGTACAAATGATGGCGATGAG AAGAAGAAATGTCAGCGCAATAGGGCTTCGCAAGAACGCCTGACTATATTGAACGAAGGATTTACTGATGAGCAGAAGGGAGCTGCCGGTGAGATGGGGATGCATGCTCTGATGAATGTTCGGTGCACGAACCTAGTAAACCCTGTATGCGACTGGCTCGGTGAGATATATGAGCCTGCCTCTAGGGAATTCGTGATTCTGGGACGTGGAAGACTGTCTTTGGATGAGGAATCCGTGTTCTGCACTTTGGGTCTGCCCCGTGGAGAAATCAAAGTCCCGTCTGAGGTGAATTATAAGATTGAGGAAGCCTTGTTCGCCCGTTTGTTTCCTGGAATGGCATCCATGCCTAATACGACTTTGCTGGCAACTTCGCTGGAGGGCATGAAAACCCATGGCGAGGTATTTAAGATGAAGCTGCTCATGTACTTGATCTCAGCTGTCTTTGCGCCTACCACATCTCTTCGCCCAAGCAACAAGTGCTTCCCTATCCTG GCGAAGTTGAAAGACGTTAAGAACATGAATTGGTGTAAATTCATCACAGACTTCCTGCATGATGCATTCTCAAATAAGATGTACCAGAAGGGTTGTCGCTTGCACCTAATG CTCATGTACGTCGATCGTCTTGATTTGTCAACTGTCGACTTTACTAAGATAGGAGGCCCGCTGCCTCCATATAAGTTTGCTGTCTCTGCGTGGACGTATGATGTTGTCAAGGCTGTGATTGCCGCAGACAGGATATCTGATACAAAATATGGGAAACTGCAG GTGATGGCCAAGCATGCTATAGACTACAGTGTGTTTGGTGGGCCACAAAACTTTGGCAAGTGGATGGATGTGCATTCAGCTCCATCTTGTCCTGCTGAG ACAGCACTTAATGGTTCTGATAGCGACGCGGTTGCGAGACAGTTCACATCATTTGTTGGAGAACGGACACATCGACCAACTGGTTGCCGTGGCCGATATGACTACAACAACACTTTGGAGCTCCCTGACACGCAAGATGAGCTAGATGGCGATGGTTTTGGTGGCGTGGATGCTGGCCTCGACAAGGACGGTGACGATGACATGGAGAATGTGCCACATGAAACCGATGATGATGAACATGATGAAGTTCATGTAGGCGGCAAGAACGATAAGGCTGCACCAAAAGTTCCTCCACCGGAGGGAGGCATCGATCAAACAGTTGCGAGAGACACGGGGGTTTTGCTCTCAAAGAGGGGCAGGGCTCAAGATGATGCCGGGCAAGGCTCTGCTGGCAAGAGGTGTAGGATCGATCCCGTAGCTGCTAGGAGGAG TGAGGCGACAGCTGGTGGACGATCAGTTAAGCAGAAACAAGCACCCACGCCAACCCATGTTTCTGCCCGATTGGACAAGGGGGCTCCCACTGCTGGTGCCACCACTTCCACTAGGTCATCTCATCGCACATCGACGTCCAACACCGGGGATCCTGTCGTGCTGGAAGACTTGAGGAAGACAATCATGAG GGTGAAGAAGATTACTACACGCTCAACCAAACGCACTACCAAAGACCCACTTGAACGCATTCACTCCAAGCTGTCGACAAGTGGCAATTCATATATTCATGAGCCGCCAGTCGACAAAACTGCTGCTGCACCGTCCACTGTTCCCACTAGCTCTAATGCAAGCGGCCGACCATCTTCGCCGGTTGTAGATGTGCAGACTACAACAACAGGCATCCGTACACCTGGGAGTGACGAGTCAGTATCTGCTAGGACTGCTGAGATATTTCCCACCCTGGTGGCAATGAGGGATGCTGTTGTGACCCATGCCACCGATCAGCAAGTGTTGAAGTGGACGCTCCCGAGATCAACCTAA